Proteins found in one Streptococcus iniae genomic segment:
- the rlmD gene encoding 23S rRNA (uracil(1939)-C(5))-methyltransferase RlmD produces MKKNDIVDVEIVDLSHDGAGVAKHEGMVFFVENALPGERLLMRILKLNKKIGFGKVEELLVKSPHRNDAIDAAYLRTGIADFGHLAYAEQLKFKTKQVKDNLYKTAGITDVQVADTLGMDTPYAYRNKAQIPVRRVNGQLETGFFRKNSHDLLPISDYLIQDKEIDRLVNFTRDLLRRFEVSPYDEKEKTGLIRNIVVRRGHYSGEMMLIFVTSRPKVFRVDHMIEKITETFPAVVSIIQNINDQNGNAIFGKEFRLLYGKDSITDTMLGNSFDISAQSFYQVNTLMAEKLYQTAIDFSDLTKDDIVIDAYSGIGTIGLSFAKQVKKVYGVEVIESAVKDAEKNASKNGIKNVSFVTDSAEAAMEKWSKEGLKPTVILVDPPRKGLTESFIKASVAMAPEKITYVSCNPATMARDIKQYQELGYKLTKVQPVDLFPQTHHVECVVLLQRRKG; encoded by the coding sequence ATGAAAAAAAATGATATTGTAGACGTTGAGATTGTTGATTTAAGCCATGATGGCGCAGGTGTAGCTAAGCATGAAGGAATGGTTTTCTTCGTTGAAAATGCCCTACCTGGGGAACGTCTCTTAATGCGAATCCTAAAGCTAAACAAAAAGATTGGCTTTGGCAAGGTTGAAGAGCTTTTGGTTAAATCGCCTCACCGTAATGATGCTATAGATGCTGCTTACTTACGTACAGGAATCGCAGATTTCGGACACTTGGCTTACGCTGAGCAATTAAAATTCAAGACAAAACAAGTTAAAGATAACCTTTATAAAACTGCAGGAATCACAGATGTCCAAGTTGCAGATACACTTGGCATGGACACACCTTATGCCTACAGAAATAAAGCACAAATCCCAGTTCGTCGTGTTAATGGTCAATTAGAAACAGGATTTTTCCGAAAAAATTCTCACGATCTATTACCAATTTCAGATTATTTGATTCAAGATAAAGAAATTGACCGTTTGGTTAATTTTACCCGTGATCTCCTTCGCCGTTTTGAAGTGAGCCCATATGATGAAAAGGAAAAAACAGGATTAATTCGCAATATCGTGGTAAGACGTGGACATTATAGTGGTGAAATGATGTTGATTTTTGTCACGTCACGTCCAAAAGTCTTTCGGGTTGACCACATGATTGAAAAAATCACAGAGACCTTTCCAGCAGTTGTTTCAATTATTCAAAATATCAATGACCAAAATGGGAATGCTATTTTTGGTAAGGAATTTAGACTTCTTTATGGCAAAGACAGCATCACAGATACAATGCTAGGGAATAGTTTTGACATTTCTGCCCAATCTTTTTATCAAGTCAATACACTAATGGCTGAAAAACTGTACCAAACAGCAATCGACTTTTCAGACCTTACAAAAGACGATATTGTGATTGATGCCTACTCAGGCATTGGAACAATTGGCTTGTCTTTTGCCAAACAAGTCAAAAAAGTTTATGGAGTTGAAGTTATCGAAAGTGCTGTCAAAGACGCCGAAAAAAATGCTAGTAAAAATGGCATCAAAAACGTTTCCTTTGTTACTGATTCAGCTGAAGCTGCCATGGAAAAATGGAGCAAAGAAGGCCTTAAACCAACTGTTATTTTAGTAGACCCACCACGCAAAGGCCTCACAGAAAGCTTCATCAAAGCAAGTGTCGCAATGGCACCTGAAAAAATTACGTACGTATCATGCAACCCAGCAACCATGGCGCGTGACATCAAACAGTACCAAGAACTAGGGTACAAACTAACCAAAGTACAACCAGTAGATCTATTTCCACAAACCCATCACGTGGAGTGTGTAGTGTTGCTACAACGAAGAAAAGGGTAA
- a CDS encoding SMODS domain-containing nucleotidyltransferase, whose protein sequence is MSVTSNFTNFCNNLRMSGNTVDKIRNRYRQITKRINTDYRGNTSETSYSYFVGSYGRGTEIWTSDIDILVHLPFETYAKFNAYSGNGQSALLQEVRSVLQKTYSSSYVKGDGQVIGINFTDNINFEILPAFINKGGSYTYADSNGGGIWKKTDPKKEIEAINKRNAETNKNLKRLCRMARAWKYKCDVPISGILIDTLAYKFINSWGHKDKSYLYYDIMSRDFFEYLKDIDKSITFWLAPGSNRYVYKTGNFQSKAKTAYKNALSAIDYECRGMPKTARNKWRDIYGTKFPE, encoded by the coding sequence ATGTCAGTAACTAGCAATTTTACAAATTTCTGTAATAATTTAAGGATGAGCGGCAATACTGTTGATAAAATAAGAAATCGTTACCGACAAATTACCAAACGAATTAACACTGATTATAGAGGAAATACGTCAGAAACTTCTTATAGTTACTTTGTAGGTTCGTATGGAAGAGGAACAGAAATATGGACAAGCGATATAGATATTTTAGTTCATCTCCCATTTGAAACATATGCAAAATTTAATGCGTATTCAGGCAATGGTCAGTCAGCACTTTTACAGGAAGTTAGGTCAGTTTTACAAAAAACTTATTCATCGTCATATGTAAAAGGAGATGGGCAAGTAATAGGTATTAACTTTACAGACAATATAAATTTTGAAATTTTGCCAGCATTCATAAATAAAGGCGGGAGTTATACTTATGCAGATAGTAATGGTGGGGGAATCTGGAAAAAAACTGATCCCAAAAAAGAGATAGAAGCGATAAATAAAAGAAACGCGGAAACAAATAAAAACTTGAAGAGATTGTGTAGGATGGCTAGAGCTTGGAAGTATAAATGTGATGTTCCTATTAGCGGAATTTTAATTGATACACTGGCGTATAAATTCATTAACAGTTGGGGACATAAAGATAAATCATATTTGTATTATGATATTATGAGTCGAGATTTCTTTGAGTATCTTAAAGATATTGATAAGTCTATTACTTTCTGGTTAGCACCAGGAAGCAATAGATATGTTTATAAAACAGGAAATTTTCAATCAAAAGCAAAAACAGCCTACAAAAACGCATTGAGTGCCATAGATTATGAATGCAGAGGTATGCCAAAAACTGCAAGAAACAAATGGAGAGATATTTATGGAACGAAATTCCCAGAATAG
- a CDS encoding SLATT domain-containing protein — protein sequence MERNSQNSQGYKLESQIREAYGRVTYTQTTQNKKANRLIKLDNRIKISQIVLSAITTSGFVVTVILNDTTASIIGAIVSLALLVLNSYMKNFNLAETAQEHIAAADSLWKIREEYVSLLTDFEILTLEEIMIKRDNLQERTFQVYCNSPKTDMKSYSDAQKALKTEEEQTFSEEEIDVMLPNSIRRNNRD from the coding sequence ATGGAACGAAATTCCCAGAATAGTCAAGGTTATAAATTAGAATCTCAGATTAGGGAAGCTTACGGACGGGTGACATATACGCAGACTACACAAAATAAAAAAGCAAATAGACTTATTAAGTTAGATAATAGAATTAAAATTTCGCAAATCGTATTGTCAGCTATTACTACTAGTGGATTTGTTGTAACCGTTATCTTAAATGATACGACTGCGAGTATCATTGGCGCTATAGTGTCACTTGCTCTACTAGTTTTGAATTCATATATGAAAAATTTCAATCTCGCTGAAACAGCTCAAGAACATATAGCTGCAGCAGATTCTTTATGGAAAATACGTGAAGAATACGTCTCTTTACTAACTGATTTTGAAATACTTACTTTAGAAGAAATAATGATTAAGAGAGATAATCTTCAAGAGAGAACTTTTCAAGTCTATTGTAATTCCCCTAAAACTGACATGAAAAGCTACTCTGATGCTCAAAAAGCATTGAAGACAGAGGAGGAGCAAACATTTTCTGAGGAAGAAATTGATGTTATGTTACCTAACTCAATAAGACGAAATAATAGGGATTAA
- a CDS encoding IS3 family transposase (programmed frameshift), giving the protein MSRKVRRHFTDDFKQQIVDLYNAGRKRSSLIKEYELTPSTFDKWVRQAKTTGSFKSVDNLTDEQRELIELRKHNKELEMQLDILKQAAVIMAPKREIITANKAKYSISKMCRWLNMPRSSYYYQAVESVSETEFEETIKRIFLESESRYGSRKIKICLNNEGITLSRRRIRRIMKRLNLVSVYQKATFKPHSRGKNEAPIPNHLDRQFKQERPLQALVTDLTYVRVGNRWAYVCLIIDLYNREIIGLSLGWHKTAELVKQAIQSIPYALTKVKMFHSDRGKEFDNQLIDEILEAFGITRSLSQAGCPYDNAVAESTYRAFKIEFVYQETFQSLEELVLKTKDYVHWWNYHRIHGSLNYQTPMTKRLIA; this is encoded by the exons ATGTCTAGAAAAGTACGTCGTCACTTCACCGATGATTTTAAGCAACAAATTGTGGACCTTTACAATGCTGGTAGAAAGCGTAGCAGCCTCATCAAGGAATACGAGCTAACCCCTTCCACCTTCGATAAGTGGGTTAGACAAGCCAAAACAACTGGTTCATTCAAGTCTGTTGATAATCTGACAGATGAACAGCGGGAGCTAATTGAACTCAGGAAACACAATAAAGAACTCGAAATGCAATTAGATATCCTAAAGCAAGCGGCAGTGATTATGGCAC CAAAAAGGGAAATAATCACTGCTAATAAGGCTAAATACAGCATTTCAAAGATGTGTCGCTGGCTGAATATGCCACGCTCAAGTTATTACTATCAAGCCGTGGAGTCAGTATCTGAAACGGAGTTTGAAGAAACTATTAAAAGAATTTTCCTCGAGAGCGAGTCCAGATACGGATCCAGAAAAATCAAAATATGCTTGAATAACGAAGGTATCACACTTTCACGGCGTCGGATTCGACGCATTATGAAGCGACTCAATTTGGTTTCTGTTTATCAGAAAGCCACCTTCAAACCACATTCTAGAGGCAAGAATGAAGCCCCTATTCCCAACCACTTAGACAGGCAGTTTAAGCAAGAAAGACCACTACAAGCCTTAGTCACTGACTTAACCTATGTTCGTGTAGGCAATCGTTGGGCTTATGTTTGCCTCATCATTGACCTATACAACCGTGAAATCATCGGCCTGTCTCTTGGTTGGCACAAGACCGCTGAACTCGTTAAGCAAGCCATACAAAGCATCCCTTACGCCCTGACCAAAGTCAAGATGTTCCATTCAGATCGTGGCAAAGAGTTTGATAATCAGTTAATTGATGAAATATTGGAAGCCTTTGGAATCACACGTTCGCTTAGTCAGGCTGGTTGTCCTTATGACAATGCCGTAGCTGAAAGTACGTATCGTGCTTTCAAAATTGAATTTGTTTATCAAGAAACCTTTCAATCGCTGGAAGAACTAGTTCTTAAGACTAAAGACTATGTTCATTGGTGGAATTACCACCGCATTCATGGTAGTCTCAACTACCAAACACCAATGACTAAAAGATTAATTGCCTAG
- a CDS encoding helix-turn-helix domain-containing protein produces MTLLATRFRSRRLELNLSQAELAEGICEQGQISRIEKGKYNPGSDLLYKLSQRLNVSMNYFFDEDISKETSTLNNFKVLSKKLLTEREYISLKYLYELEVRKKQKLTLSDQLYLTWIEAIILFHCDDKKAEAIKKLEVTINQMSDKERDYFIFFNSLLNFYSLTENKEISGEMYLKIISPLSNAKITFIEDLEILIKARYNYCRHLWIEEKIEDAISEILETIDICKNHNHYYLLPDLYCLMGNVSEGFAEKEEVKKYFYLSQFLYTLVGNDKMSLTLESYIKKFNL; encoded by the coding sequence ATGACGTTGTTGGCAACTCGTTTTAGAAGTAGAAGATTGGAATTAAATTTATCTCAAGCAGAACTTGCTGAGGGAATTTGTGAACAGGGACAAATCAGTCGAATTGAAAAAGGAAAATATAATCCCGGCTCCGATTTACTCTATAAATTGTCACAGAGACTTAATGTTTCAATGAATTATTTTTTTGATGAAGATATTTCAAAAGAGACTAGTACACTTAATAATTTTAAAGTCTTATCTAAAAAGTTATTGACTGAGAGAGAATATATATCTTTAAAGTATCTATATGAGTTAGAAGTTAGAAAGAAGCAAAAGCTCACTCTTTCTGATCAGTTATATCTAACATGGATTGAAGCGATTATTCTATTTCATTGTGATGATAAAAAAGCAGAAGCAATAAAAAAATTAGAAGTTACAATAAATCAAATGTCTGACAAAGAGCGTGATTACTTTATTTTTTTCAATAGTCTATTAAATTTTTATTCTCTGACAGAAAATAAGGAGATAAGTGGAGAAATGTATTTAAAAATTATTTCGCCATTGAGTAATGCTAAAATAACATTTATCGAAGATTTGGAAATACTTATTAAAGCACGATATAATTATTGTCGACATCTTTGGATAGAGGAAAAGATAGAGGATGCAATCTCTGAAATTCTAGAAACAATTGATATTTGTAAGAATCATAATCATTACTATTTATTACCTGATTTGTATTGTTTAATGGGAAATGTAAGTGAAGGTTTTGCTGAGAAGGAGGAGGTAAAAAAATATTTTTATTTATCTCAATTTTTATATACTCTAGTTGGAAACGATAAGATGAGTCTCACATTAGAAAGTTATATAAAAAAATTTAATTTATAA
- a CDS encoding IS256 family transposase, producing MTQFTTELLNFLAQKQDIDEFFRSSLEIAMNDLLQVELSAFLGYEPYKKEGYNTGNSRNGTYSRQFETKYGLVNLIIPRDRNGEFSPVLLPSYARRDDHLEEMVIKLYQTGVTTREISDIIERMYGHHYSPATVSNITKVTQESVTAFHERSFQTNYSVLYLDGTYLPLRRGTVSKECIHIALGITPEGYKSVLGYEIAPNENNVSCSDLLKRLQNQGLKQVSLVVTDGLNGVNQIIQQAYPMAKQQRCLVHIGRNISSKVKRVDRAPILNQFKQIYRATNLQEAIKLLEQFVSEWKPRYKKVMTSLETTENLLTFYQFPHHIWSSIYSTNLIESLNKEIKRQSKKRVVFPNEEALERCLVSIFEDYNIKFGARIHKGFGVCFDTLDSLFD from the coding sequence ATGACTCAGTTTACCACAGAATTACTTAACTTCCTAGCGCAAAAACAAGATATTGATGAATTCTTTCGATCCTCTTTAGAAATAGCTATGAATGACCTCTTGCAGGTTGAACTATCAGCTTTCCTTGGATATGAGCCATATAAAAAAGAAGGTTACAATACAGGTAATAGCCGTAATGGGACCTACTCTCGACAGTTTGAAACGAAGTATGGCTTAGTCAATTTAATCATTCCAAGAGATCGAAACGGCGAGTTTTCACCAGTTTTATTACCATCTTATGCTAGACGAGATGACCACTTGGAAGAGATGGTGATTAAACTCTATCAAACTGGCGTTACGACACGCGAAATCAGTGACATTATTGAGCGCATGTATGGTCACCACTACAGTCCAGCAACGGTTTCAAATATCACAAAAGTGACCCAAGAAAGTGTCACTGCCTTTCATGAGCGTTCCTTTCAAACTAACTACTCAGTCTTGTATCTAGACGGAACTTACTTACCCTTGCGACGAGGTACGGTCAGTAAAGAATGTATTCACATTGCACTTGGTATCACGCCTGAAGGGTATAAATCAGTTCTTGGCTATGAGATTGCCCCTAATGAAAATAATGTCTCTTGCTCAGATCTTCTTAAGAGGCTACAAAATCAAGGACTTAAGCAAGTTTCTCTAGTTGTTACAGACGGGCTTAACGGTGTGAATCAAATCATCCAACAAGCCTATCCAATGGCTAAACAGCAACGGTGTCTGGTTCACATTGGTCGCAATATCTCCAGTAAGGTCAAACGAGTAGATAGGGCACCTATTCTAAATCAGTTCAAGCAGATTTATCGTGCCACAAATTTACAGGAGGCTATTAAATTATTGGAACAATTTGTTTCTGAGTGGAAACCTCGTTACAAAAAGGTTATGACATCACTTGAAACAACTGAAAATCTCCTAACTTTCTATCAATTTCCACATCACATTTGGTCTAGTATTTACTCTACAAACTTGATTGAATCACTCAATAAAGAAATCAAGCGACAAAGTAAGAAGAGGGTGGTTTTTCCAAATGAAGAAGCCTTAGAACGATGCCTTGTAAGTATTTTCGAAGACTATAATATTAAGTTCGGAGCTCGTATTCATAAAGGATTCGGAGTATGTTTTGACACACTTGATAGCTTATTTGACTAA
- a CDS encoding lactococcin 972 family bacteriocin — MKKISKIWAVGLVAASLSFGSIAYAESISVAGGTWNYGYGVGQAYSHYKHDYNNHGAKVVNSNNGVKDYKNAGPGVWAKASIGTVWDPATFYYNPTGFYSN, encoded by the coding sequence ATGAAAAAAATTTCTAAAATTTGGGCAGTTGGTTTAGTAGCCGCATCATTATCATTTGGTTCAATAGCTTATGCTGAATCAATTAGTGTAGCCGGTGGGACATGGAATTATGGTTATGGAGTTGGTCAAGCTTATTCACACTATAAGCATGACTATAACAATCATGGAGCAAAGGTTGTTAATTCAAATAACGGGGTAAAGGATTATAAAAATGCAGGTCCAGGAGTTTGGGCTAAAGCATCTATAGGAACTGTTTGGGATCCTGCAACTTTTTATTATAATCCAACTGGATTTTATTCTAACTAA
- a CDS encoding DUF1430 domain-containing protein, translated as MYDKLKKLLLIFSFLLISLIGILFINANSSEIFGGFRDVVVVEKSPIDFPKAVEDFVASNDITLARRIVDSVDDSNGQLQNTYVPIGNQPLPKGLKQQTDNELIENSSYNTVYVIVSGLMDANEVAKGLSQLKAKVRVLPTNYEIALFRLLITTPQSFLIILGLLIAYISLIFTKHIASMKEVGILRISGKGKHVIALEETKRDSMFILCLTIICVLGISGVLFLLNIFSILALSIVLVPLLSWASLIFLINFCLSHIFYYILQHQPIILSIKGKAPVGLIFLMTTIIQLFTLFSVMYCFHGMILMTKEVDLLKTGRNFWQDNVTFYEMTSLEDGGSITQTQKEIFFKELRDSSTIIYRNDMLDSIALSSNKGKKVYEPTPDLTSNVIYVNENYINENHIILSKNANSFLHEMETYDKMILIPSNQKENFDRLKEKWLYFEERGFLPKNARFENPHPNSKMNAFLYDGGDVFTYPVYSQIGRQYSNRALVHDPIIIVEKPNYALLPTSTLLVNNPKKVMDLIRKHHLTAAFGSLTNGLLSIETKINTMQTRKYILMVSTAVSIFSSFLLFILMNSIYFYQGRRTHFLERLAGKGALAIHKSYLMMLCTAYILIAVTAFFAVQSHLVALVPVGYLFLLLLVFMLQLASEKRANVLYLKGG; from the coding sequence ATGTATGATAAATTAAAAAAATTATTATTGATATTTTCCTTCCTTTTAATTAGTTTGATAGGAATACTATTTATTAATGCTAATAGTAGTGAGATTTTTGGTGGCTTTAGAGATGTTGTAGTGGTGGAAAAGTCTCCTATTGATTTTCCTAAGGCTGTTGAAGATTTTGTTGCTAGCAATGATATTACCTTAGCAAGGAGAATAGTTGACTCTGTAGATGATTCTAATGGTCAACTCCAAAACACATATGTTCCTATTGGAAATCAACCACTACCTAAGGGGCTAAAACAACAAACAGATAATGAATTGATTGAAAATAGTTCATATAATACCGTTTATGTTATTGTGAGTGGTTTAATGGATGCGAATGAAGTTGCCAAAGGCTTGTCACAACTTAAAGCAAAAGTCAGAGTTCTACCAACAAACTATGAAATTGCACTTTTTCGCTTGCTTATAACAACACCACAATCATTTCTAATAATTCTTGGACTTTTGATTGCCTACATTTCTTTAATATTTACCAAACATATTGCAAGTATGAAAGAAGTTGGTATTTTAAGGATTTCTGGAAAAGGGAAACATGTTATAGCTTTAGAAGAAACCAAAAGGGATAGTATGTTTATCTTATGTCTAACAATAATTTGTGTTTTAGGTATTAGTGGGGTCTTATTCCTATTGAACATTTTTTCTATCTTAGCCTTATCAATAGTTTTAGTACCATTACTATCTTGGGCATCTTTAATTTTTTTGATTAATTTTTGTTTGTCTCACATTTTTTATTATATCTTGCAACATCAGCCCATAATTCTATCAATTAAAGGTAAAGCACCGGTAGGGCTTATTTTTCTTATGACTACGATTATTCAACTATTTACTTTATTTTCAGTGATGTATTGTTTTCACGGAATGATTTTAATGACTAAAGAAGTAGACCTATTGAAAACAGGAAGAAATTTTTGGCAAGACAATGTTACCTTTTATGAGATGACCTCTTTAGAAGATGGAGGATCTATTACTCAAACTCAAAAAGAAATATTTTTTAAAGAACTTCGTGATAGTAGTACTATTATTTATAGAAATGATATGTTAGACAGTATAGCCTTATCTTCCAATAAGGGAAAAAAAGTGTACGAACCGACTCCGGATTTAACATCAAACGTGATATATGTTAATGAAAATTATATCAATGAAAATCATATAATATTATCTAAAAATGCAAATTCTTTTCTTCATGAAATGGAGACCTATGATAAGATGATTTTGATTCCAAGTAATCAAAAAGAAAATTTTGATAGACTGAAAGAAAAATGGCTATATTTTGAGGAAAGAGGATTCTTACCCAAAAATGCCAGGTTTGAAAATCCTCACCCTAACTCGAAAATGAATGCTTTTTTATATGATGGTGGTGATGTATTTACCTATCCTGTTTATTCTCAGATTGGTCGGCAATATTCAAATAGAGCCTTAGTTCATGACCCAATTATCATAGTAGAAAAACCTAACTATGCTTTATTACCGACATCAACCTTATTGGTAAACAATCCTAAAAAAGTGATGGATTTAATTCGAAAACATCACTTAACAGCTGCATTTGGTTCATTGACCAATGGCTTATTATCTATTGAAACAAAAATAAATACGATGCAAACACGAAAATACATTCTAATGGTTTCAACAGCCGTAAGTATTTTTTCATCATTTTTGTTGTTTATATTAATGAATAGCATTTACTTTTATCAAGGTAGAAGAACACATTTCTTAGAACGTTTGGCTGGCAAGGGAGCATTAGCTATTCATAAGTCCTATCTTATGATGCTTTGTACGGCTTATATTTTAATAGCAGTAACCGCATTTTTTGCTGTCCAATCACACTTAGTAGCACTCGTGCCAGTTGGTTACTTATTCTTGCTACTTCTTGTATTTATGCTACAGTTAGCCAGTGAAAAAAGGGCCAATGTATTATATTTAAAAGGAGGATAG
- a CDS encoding putative bacteriocin export ABC transporter — protein sequence MIELRGITKTFDEHIVLEDFSYKFYEGNSYALIGASGAGKTTLLNIIGKLEHADSGNISVNNIEINKIKEKDYFKNYLSYLFQNFGLIENRTILDNLDLAFVGKKLGNSDKKKRMSEALKRVNLNVDLNRKIYTLSGGEAQRVAIAKTILKDSPIILADEPTASVDQKNSEEIIELILELAKENKIVIIATHSPNVYNKVDHILEIAKR from the coding sequence ATGATTGAACTAAGGGGGATAACTAAAACATTTGACGAGCATATTGTTTTAGAAGATTTTAGTTATAAATTTTATGAGGGGAATTCCTACGCATTAATAGGTGCATCTGGTGCAGGAAAGACAACATTATTAAACATTATTGGAAAATTAGAGCATGCCGACTCTGGAAATATATCGGTCAACAATATTGAAATAAATAAAATTAAAGAAAAAGATTATTTTAAAAACTATCTTAGTTATTTATTCCAAAACTTTGGCTTAATTGAAAATAGAACAATCCTAGACAACTTAGATCTAGCTTTTGTTGGGAAAAAGCTTGGAAATTCTGACAAGAAAAAACGAATGAGTGAAGCACTAAAAAGGGTCAACCTAAATGTTGATTTAAACAGAAAAATATACACACTTTCTGGTGGAGAAGCACAACGTGTAGCTATTGCCAAAACAATCTTAAAAGATTCCCCAATTATTTTGGCAGATGAGCCGACAGCATCAGTAGATCAAAAAAATAGTGAGGAAATTATTGAATTGATATTGGAATTGGCTAAAGAGAATAAAATTGTGATAATAGCTACCCACTCTCCCAACGTCTACAATAAAGTTGATCATATTTTAGAAATAGCAAAGAGGTAA
- a CDS encoding glycerophosphoryl diester phosphodiesterase membrane domain-containing protein: MGHFIKSTLQPLKEIKLLWVLKVSILQFLLVHIANGVLSELFYIILDLTNLPHINHTNFWEVLKNPLCLIILVIYMISVALFIHIEFYLLFAIIQNKPILTKTSLKQLPQYLKKFWQTIGGRQLPVFLAYILVTIPVLHVGLASALTQKIAIPDFIIGELMKETKGQLLVYSLAILIAYINIRLMLVIPLVSLKHLTAWQSIKESWSLTRKNWSLLLRILCLSLLILFSFSLIVMALIVMLSTLDSSGNHFWIQSIFLTLIWEVTFLVTAFVTIGLALIFKHFLLGNPQISRVNSQSHRRIAVELLLLVIITTAIGFFSVSRLAFYQTNVDKTVIAHRGVVARGVENSIEALEGAKTDKSDYVEMDLMLTKDRHFVVSHDNNLKRLAGIDQNISDMTLEEVKKVGIEQGDFSSHISSFKDYANRAKALNLKLLIELKPNPKEPSDYVDLFLKEYQELGLSKEHKVMSLNLKVMEDINKKQPTIETGHVIPIQFGIFGNEKVDFFVIEDLSYRPYLSLQAYWSKKKIYVWTINKSERIEHFLDKPIDGIITDDPLLVRNIESEMKEDKTIFDRVLRLLKEFN, encoded by the coding sequence ATGGGGCACTTTATTAAATCAACACTTCAACCCTTAAAAGAAATAAAATTGTTATGGGTATTAAAAGTAAGTATTTTGCAATTTCTTTTGGTTCATATTGCTAATGGAGTCTTATCTGAACTTTTTTATATAATCCTTGATCTTACAAATTTACCTCATATTAACCATACTAATTTTTGGGAAGTTCTAAAAAATCCCTTATGCCTTATCATTTTAGTGATTTACATGATCTCGGTGGCCTTATTTATTCATATAGAGTTTTATTTACTATTTGCTATTATTCAAAACAAGCCCATTTTAACTAAAACTAGCCTAAAACAATTGCCACAATACCTTAAAAAATTTTGGCAAACCATTGGGGGGCGACAACTCCCTGTCTTTTTAGCTTATATTTTAGTGACTATTCCTGTTTTACACGTAGGATTAGCATCAGCCCTAACACAAAAAATTGCGATTCCAGATTTTATTATTGGCGAGCTAATGAAAGAAACCAAGGGGCAACTACTTGTTTATAGCTTAGCTATTTTAATTGCTTATATAAATATTCGCTTAATGCTAGTCATCCCGCTCGTTAGTTTAAAACATCTAACGGCTTGGCAAAGCATTAAAGAAAGTTGGTCACTTACTCGAAAAAATTGGTCCCTTCTTCTTCGAATCTTATGCTTGTCACTCCTTATTCTTTTTTCTTTTAGTTTGATTGTAATGGCCTTGATAGTAATGCTTTCGACCTTAGATAGCTCGGGTAATCACTTCTGGATACAAAGCATCTTTTTAACACTTATTTGGGAAGTAACATTTCTTGTTACTGCCTTTGTCACAATAGGACTTGCACTTATCTTCAAGCATTTTCTACTTGGAAATCCTCAAATATCAAGAGTTAACTCCCAAAGTCACCGAAGGATTGCAGTCGAATTATTGCTTTTAGTTATCATAACAACAGCTATTGGATTCTTTTCAGTGAGTCGATTAGCCTTTTATCAAACGAATGTTGATAAAACCGTTATCGCCCATCGAGGGGTCGTTGCCCGTGGTGTTGAAAATTCCATAGAAGCCTTAGAAGGCGCAAAAACAGACAAGAGTGACTATGTTGAAATGGACCTGATGCTAACAAAAGATCGTCATTTTGTCGTTTCACATGATAATAATCTAAAAAGATTGGCAGGAATTGATCAAAATATTTCTGATATGACTCTGGAAGAGGTTAAAAAAGTAGGTATAGAACAGGGAGACTTCTCAAGTCATATTTCTTCTTTTAAAGATTATGCTAACCGTGCAAAAGCATTAAACCTGAAACTCTTAATTGAGTTAAAACCAAATCCCAAAGAACCCAGTGATTATGTTGATCTGTTTTTGAAAGAATACCAGGAATTAGGTTTATCTAAGGAACATAAAGTCATGTCTTTAAACTTGAAAGTTATGGAAGACATCAATAAAAAGCAGCCCACTATTGAAACAGGTCATGTGATTCCTATTCAATTTGGAATTTTCGGCAATGAAAAGGTTGATTTCTTTGTCATTGAAGACCTCTCCTACCGTCCATACCTTTCTTTACAAGCCTATTGGAGCAAAAAGAAAATCTATGTTTGGACAATCAATAAGAGCGAGAGAATCGAGCATTTCCTAGACAAACCAATTGACGGCATTATCACGGATGACCCACTCTTAGTAAGAAACATTGAATCCGAAATGAAAGAAGACAAAACAATTTTTGACCGCGTCCTAAGACTGCTTAAAGAATTCAATTAA